The following DNA comes from Campylobacter concisus.
ATTTTGCTATAATAGCCCAAAAATTTAATAGGAAAAGATATGATCCCATTTAGCGATGAAGAACTTTTAAAACCAGTCAGTGCGAGTTTGCAAAAGGTATTACCGATGCTTGAAAATGATGGCGGTGGTATGGAGCTACTTGGCATAAAAAACGGCAAAATTTATGTAAGACTTACAGGGCATTGTCATGGATGCGCAGCTAGCACAACTACACTAAAATATGGACTCGAAAGACAACTTCGTATGGATATTCACCCAGAGCTTGAGGTCGTAAATATCCCGATTGGCGAGGAATTTGACATTGATAGATTATAAAAAAATAGGCATTAAACACTTTAAACGCTCAAAATTTAAAGAAGCGATCTTTTACTTCTCTCTAGCTTACGAAAAGACACAGGATAAAAATTTACTATTTTTGATACAAATTTGCTCCCTTGGCGAGAAAAATGCAGAGGAAGCAAAACTTTTATTTGACTATTTTATGGATAAACTAAGAGCTGGCGAAGATGATGAAGGAATGGATGAAATTTTAAAAATTTTAGAATCAAGATTGGCTAGCGATGAGTATTTTGAAGAGCAAGACGCGATCAGCTACGAGGACTTTAAAAAGGCTGTTTATAAGGACGGGAGCTTCAAAAAAGTCTTTGAAAATATCATGTTCTCAACCAAGG
Coding sequences within:
- a CDS encoding NifU family protein; the encoded protein is MIPFSDEELLKPVSASLQKVLPMLENDGGGMELLGIKNGKIYVRLTGHCHGCAASTTTLKYGLERQLRMDIHPELEVVNIPIGEEFDIDRL